The following proteins come from a genomic window of Pirellula staleyi DSM 6068:
- a CDS encoding inorganic diphosphatase gives MTHAWHDVIPGIRLPMEFTAVIEIPLGSSVKYELDKATGLIKLDRILYSAVYYPANYGFIPQTLAEDDDPLDVLVMCQEPVVPLTLLNARAIGLMTMIDMGKKDHKILAVAVDDPEYHDLLEAKELPGHRLTMLRRFFQDYKMLEGKAVEVDDFQSAEHAFPIINEALERYSAQRRRGFTIKGH, from the coding sequence ATGACACACGCCTGGCACGACGTTATTCCCGGCATTCGCTTGCCGATGGAATTCACCGCGGTTATCGAAATTCCCCTCGGCTCGAGCGTGAAGTACGAGCTCGACAAGGCGACCGGCCTGATCAAGCTCGATCGCATTTTGTATTCAGCCGTCTATTATCCCGCCAACTACGGATTCATTCCGCAGACCTTGGCCGAAGATGACGATCCACTCGACGTGCTCGTGATGTGTCAGGAACCGGTGGTTCCTTTGACGCTGCTCAATGCCCGCGCGATTGGCCTGATGACGATGATCGACATGGGGAAAAAGGATCACAAAATCCTCGCCGTGGCGGTCGACGATCCCGAGTATCACGATCTGCTGGAAGCGAAAGAATTGCCTGGGCATCGCCTGACGATGCTGCGCCGCTTCTTCCAGGACTACAAGATGCTCGAAGGGAAAGCGGTGGAAGTCGACGACTTCCAGTCGGCCGAACATGCCTTCCCGATCATCAACGAAGCGCTCGAACGCTATAGCGCTCAGCGTCGACGTGGTTTCACGATCAAGGGACACTAA
- a CDS encoding nucleotide sugar dehydrogenase, giving the protein MTTQYDLLRQKLVDKSAVIGVIGLGYVGLPLVRTFIAAGYRCLGFDVDPAKVAKLLAGESYIGHIAPEWIRETIGSQSFRPTSDMQRLAEADAIVICVPTPLSESRDPDLSYIESTARQIAGALRPGQLVVLESTTYPGTTREVVIPILARSGLAIGSDTFVAYSPEREDPGNSSFATSRIPKVVGGMNDESRELAELLYAPAVVRVVSVATLEIAEACKIVENVYRAVNIAMVNELKMLFDKLGIDIWQVIDAAATKPFGFQAFYPGPGLGGHCIPIDPFYLSWLARRHETTSRFIELAGEINAGMPEWVIEKVSLALNDHSKCVKGSKIGVLGVAYKKNVDDPRESPAFRIMELLEARGAVLSYHDPHVPVLPAMRSFAVPKLASAPLTSEWLSSQDCVVIVTDHTSVDYQLVAKHSRLVIDTRAALRFVDPTVKQADIRPA; this is encoded by the coding sequence ATGACCACCCAGTACGACCTGTTGCGCCAAAAACTTGTGGATAAATCGGCGGTGATTGGTGTCATCGGCCTCGGTTATGTCGGTTTGCCGCTGGTCCGCACCTTCATCGCCGCCGGCTATCGCTGTTTGGGATTCGATGTCGATCCGGCCAAGGTCGCGAAGCTGCTGGCGGGTGAGAGTTACATTGGCCACATCGCGCCGGAGTGGATTCGCGAAACGATCGGCTCCCAATCGTTCCGGCCGACATCCGACATGCAACGACTGGCTGAAGCCGATGCGATTGTGATTTGCGTTCCCACGCCGCTGAGCGAAAGTCGCGATCCCGATTTGAGCTACATCGAAAGCACCGCTCGTCAGATTGCCGGTGCGCTTCGGCCCGGGCAACTGGTGGTGCTCGAGAGCACGACCTATCCCGGCACCACGCGCGAAGTTGTGATCCCCATCTTGGCCCGCTCGGGGCTGGCGATCGGCAGCGATACGTTTGTGGCCTACAGTCCGGAGCGCGAAGATCCGGGAAACTCGTCGTTCGCTACCAGCCGCATTCCGAAAGTGGTGGGTGGAATGAACGACGAAAGCCGAGAGCTAGCCGAACTGCTCTACGCACCTGCCGTGGTGCGCGTCGTTTCGGTGGCGACCTTGGAGATCGCCGAAGCGTGCAAAATTGTCGAGAACGTCTATCGCGCGGTGAATATCGCGATGGTGAACGAACTGAAGATGCTGTTCGACAAACTGGGGATCGATATTTGGCAGGTGATCGATGCCGCAGCGACCAAACCGTTCGGATTTCAAGCGTTTTATCCAGGTCCAGGGCTCGGCGGGCATTGCATTCCGATCGACCCGTTTTATCTCAGCTGGCTCGCGCGGCGCCACGAAACAACCTCGCGATTCATCGAGCTGGCAGGAGAGATCAACGCTGGTATGCCCGAGTGGGTGATCGAAAAAGTGTCGCTTGCGCTCAACGATCACAGCAAGTGTGTGAAGGGGAGCAAGATCGGGGTGCTAGGGGTGGCGTATAAGAAAAACGTCGACGACCCGCGCGAAAGCCCCGCCTTTCGGATCATGGAGCTGCTGGAAGCGCGTGGCGCAGTTCTTTCGTACCACGATCCGCACGTGCCGGTCCTCCCAGCGATGCGTAGCTTTGCGGTTCCCAAGTTGGCATCAGCACCCCTGACAAGCGAGTGGCTAAGTTCGCAAGATTGCGTGGTGATTGTCACCGATCATACGTCGGTCGACTATCAGCTGGTGGCAAAGCACTCCAGGCTGGTGATCGATACGCGGGCCGCTCTTCGTTTCGTCGATCCCACGGTGAAGCAGGCCGATATTCGACCGGCATAG